Part of the Rhodobacteraceae bacterium M385 genome is shown below.
ATAGACGGCCACCGCGAACAGACCGATAGCCCCCTCCGGAGTGACGCCCCTTGCCCGCGCAGCAGCAAACGCCCGGATCTTCTCGCCGTACAAAAACGCAAGGGTGGAGGCGAGCAGCAGAAACGGCACCACCGCCGAGAACGCCTCGTTCGACGATACCAGCAGCAAGCCAGAGCCCACCGCAGCGCCCGCCAAGGCCACCATGCTGAGCCGGAGCAAGCGGGCACGGTTGTAGCTGGCCAATTCCTCTCGGAAGCCCAAAGCACCTGCCAGATAGCCGGGAAAGACCGCCACGGCGCTTGTGGCATTGGCAGCCACGGGCGGCACGCCGACCATGACAAGAGCCGGAAACGTCAGAAACGTGCCCCCGCCCGCAATGGTGTTTAAAACGCCGGCCCCAAAAGCAGCCGCCACAAGGATCAGAAGGTCTATCATCGTAAATGCCCTAGCGGAAATGAAACAGCCCCGCCAGTGACGGCGGGGCTGAGAAAGCGCTCTATCGGGTTGGCTTACTTGCCGGAAAGGCTTCCGCCGCCCTGGCCAGACATCCCGCCCGAGACTTCTTCGGTCGCCTCAGCCGCCAGCTCTTCGGGCAGCACAAGGTTCAGCACGATCGCGATTAGCGCCGCAGGCAACAAGCCCGAGGTCATCAGAATACGCAGCGTGTCCGGCAGATGCTGCACAGCGCCCGGCTCTAGCTGCAAGCCAAGGCCCACTGACAGGGAGATCGCGAAGATCACCATGTTGCGGCGGTTCCAGTTCACATCCGACAGCATCGATACGCCCGCTGCCACAACCATGCCGAACATTACGATAACGCCGCCGCCCAGAACTTCGATCGGGATGGTGTTAATCAGAGCGCCCACCTTGGGCACAAGGCCGCACAGAATCAGGAACAGAGCACCGATGGTGACGACATGGCGGCTCATCACGCCGGTCATGGCGATCAAGCCCACGTTCTGGCTGAACGAGGTGTTGGGGAAGCCGCCGAAGATACCCGCAATCGCGGTGCCGACACCGTCTGCATAGGTTGCCCCAGTGATCTCTTTATCGGTCGCCTCTCGGCCCGCGCCACCTTTGGTGATGCCAGACACGTCGCCCACGGTCTCCACCGCCGACACAAAGGCCATCAGGCAGAAGCCCACGACTGCCGCGATGCTGAACGAGAAGCCGTATTTGAACGGTTCGGGCAGCGCGAAGACCGCCGCGCGGTTCCAGCTAGAGCCGATCCCGTCAAACGTGACCATACCCATGGCCAGCGCAAAGACGTAGCCCACGAGAATGCCGATCACGACTGCGGAAACCGACAACATGCCCTTGGCGAAGAACTTCAAACCGAGGGTCACGAAGATCACCACCAAAGCGGCGGACCAGTTCAACAGGCTGCCATATTCCGGCGTGCCAATGGCGGGCACACCGCCGGCCGCGTATTGAATGCCAACTTTGACCAGCGCCAGACCAATCATTGTGACCACAAGGCCGGTGACGAGTGGCGGCAGCGCGAAGCGGATTTTGCCAATGAACGTCGCCAGAAGCGCGTGGAACAAGCCGCCGATGATAACGCCGCCAAACAGGGCTGGAAGCGCCTCCACCCCTTGGCCCGCAACCAGCGGGATCATGATCGGAATGAACGCAAATGACGTGCCTTGCACGATGGGCAGCTTCGCCCCCACTGGACCCAGCCCGATGGTCTGAAACAGCGTGGCGATACCGGCAAACAGCATCGACATCTGGATCAGATAGGTCATGTCAGGGAAGCCATTGGCCCCCGCATCCGAGCCGAAGCCAAAGCCCGCAGCCCCGGCAATGATGATCGCGGGCGTGACGTTTGACACAAACATCGCCAGCACATGCTGAATGCCTAGGGGAATGGCGCGGTGCAGCGCCGGGGTGTAGTTGGGATCGCGGAGCTGTTCCGGTGTCCCTATCGAATTATCCGTCATTGGTCTGTCCTTCCTGATGGTTTTTTATAGGTCCCTTGTCACGTTCAACGGCACTTCCAACCGATGCTCTTCAAGGTTTTGGGCCGGGTTTTTCCCGGTCCCAATCCGGTCGATGACAGCGAACATTCCGCTCCCCGAAAGGGGAGACAGGACGCCGTGCCACGTATTGCGGGCGATATTCACCGCCACGTCATTTTGCGCCACAAAGGCCTGCGGCACTCCGGGCTTGCCGCCCGCGTCAGGGGCCACGATCACCAGCAGCTCTGCGTCGGACATGGGGATAAAGCACTGTGAGCCTAAGGGGTGACGCTCTAGCAGGTCGCAGGCGTAAGGCAGGGTGCGCAGCTTGCTTTGGAACAAGCTCAGGCCCGGTTTGCCGTCGAGAACATCGATGTCGGCAAGGTCGGTGAAACGCTGGCACATGCCCTCGTTGATGGTTACCGCCTCGCCGGTCAAAGCGATGACCTGCCCAAAAGGCGCGAAAGCCTCGGCCGTGATGGGCTGTGCGATCAGGGTCACAGGTCCATCCTCGGGTGGCGGTTTACGTCTTTATACAACAAGTAGCGGAACCGCCCCGGCCCGCCCGCATAACAGGCCTGGGGGCAAAAGGCGCGGAGCCACATGAAATCGCCCGCCTCGACCTCTACCCAATCGGCGTTCAGGCGGTAGACAGCCTTGCCTTCCAGCACATAAAGCCCGTGCTCCATCACGTGGGTTTCGGCGAAAGGAATGCAGCCGCCGGGTTCAAACGTCACGATGGTCACATGCATGTCGTGGCGCAGGTCGGCGGGGTCCACGAAGCGCGTGGTGGCCCATGCGCCGTTAGTGTCGGGCATTACGTTGGGGGCGATGTCCGCCTCGTTCAGGAACAACGGTTCGGGCCGGTCGAGCCCGTCGACATCCTCGTAGCGTTTGCGGATCCAGTGAAAGCTGGCGTTGGCGTCACTCGTGTTGTGCAAGGTCCACCGCTGGCCTGCGGGCAGATAGGCATAGCCGCCTTCGGTCAGGGCGTGGCTGGCGCCGCCAATGGCGATCTCGACGGTGCCTTCGGTCACGAAGATCACGCTTTGCACCCGGTAATCGGGCTCGGGTGTTTCGCTGCCGCCGCCCGGTGCCACCTCCATGATGTATTGCGAGAATGTTTCGGCAAAGCCGGTCATCGGCCGGGCCAAAATCCACGCTCTCGTGCCGGTCCAAAACGGGAAGGACGAGGTGACGATATCCATCATCGTGCCCTTGGGGATCACCGCATAGGCATCGGTGAACACCGCGCGATCGGTCATCACCTGAGACTGGGGCGGGTGGCCACCTTTAGGGGCAAAGTAGCTGCGATTACTCATGAAAACATGTCTTTCAAACGATGAAGGGCGATCCGTTCGACTTGATAACAGGCCTGAGAGAACTCTTCTTCGCGGGTGTTGGTGAGGCGTTGGTTAAAGGCGTTAAGGATTGACGCCTTGTCATGGTCGCGCACCGCGATGATGAAGGGAAACCCGAACTGCGCCACGTAGCGCGCGTTCAGATCCGTGAAGGTGGCGCGCTCGGCATCGGTCAGTTGGTCCAGCCCGGCCCCCGCCTGCTCGGACGTGGACTCCGCCGTGAGCCGCTTGGCCTGCGCCAGCTTTCCGGCGAGGTCGGGGTGAGCGGTTAACACGCTTAACCTTTCAGCGTCGGAGGCTGTGCGGAAGATCCGCGCCAGAGCCGAATGCACGCCAATCGCTGAATCATGGGCGGGTCCAAGCTCTAACCCATGGGCGCGTTCGGCGATCCATTGGGAATGTTCAAAGATACCGCCGAAGGTTGTCGCGAAGGTCTCCGCGTTCATCTGGGACGGCGTCAATTTGGGCGCTGTGTAGGGATGCTCCGCCGCCCAATGGCGGGCGATATCAATGCGGCGCGGCACCCAGACGTCATCATGGGACGCCACATAATCAAGGAACCGCTGCAACGCCGCCGCGCGACCCGGACGGCCGATCAATCGGCAATGCAGGCCGACGCTCATCATCTTTGGCGCCCCCGCCTGCCCTTCGGCATAAAGCGTGTCGAAGGCATCCTTTAGGTAGTCGAAAAAGTGCTGGCCGGTGTTGAACCCCTGCGGCGTCGCGAAGCGCATATCATTGGCGTCCAGCGTGTAGGGAATGACCAGTTGCGGACGCTCGGCGCAGGTCGTCCAGTACGGCAGATCATCGGCGTAATCATCTGATATATAGTCGAAACTTCCATCTTCCGCGATCAGCCGCATGGTGTTGTCGGAACAGCGCCCGGTGTACCAGCCGCGCGGTGCCTCGCCCGTAACTTCAGCGTGGAGCGCCTTTGCCGCTTCCATATCCGCGCGCTCTTGCGCGGGCGACATATCTTTGTATTCGATCCATTTCAGCCCGTGGCTGGCGATCTCCCACCCGGCGTCTTGCATGGCGGCCACTTGCTCGGGCGCGCGGGCCAGCGCGGTGGCCACGCCATAGACGGTGACAGGCATTTTGGCGGCGGTGAACATGCGGTGGAGCCGCCAGAACCCGGCCCTTGCGCCGTATTCGTAGATTGATTCCATGTTCCAATGGCGCTGCCCGGGCCAGGCGCTCGCGCCGACAATCTCGGACAGAAATGCTTCAGAAGCCGCGTCCCCGTGGAGGATGTTATTCTCTCCACCCTCTTCATAATTCACGACAAATTGGACAGCGATCTTTGCGCCACCGGGCCAGTTTGCCTTGGGCGGCGTCGCGCCGTAGCCCGCCATATCACGACAATATCGTTCCAACGCACTCTCCTACATCTATCTTCGCATAAACCGTGGTTAAGATTTGGTCTTTCAAGAAATTCTTGAAAGTGTTTCTGTGCCTAGGGCGTTTCCAACCCCGATGCCTTGCCGCAAACATACGAAATCACCAATGAAGGAGCATCCCATGTCCGGCTATTTGACCACCCATGTCCTCGACACGGCGCGCGGCTGCCCGGCGGCTGGCATGAAGATCATACTTTACAAAGTCTCGGGCAATTCCCACCGGAAAATTCGCGAGGTCGTCACCAACAGCGATGGCCGCACCGATGGCCCGATCCTGCCCGCCGACACGTTTAAGACCGGCACATATGAGCTGGTTTTCTGCGCCGGTGACTACCTGCGAGCCACGGGCCAAGATGGTGAAGACCCCTTGTTTCTTGATGAAATCCCGATCCGCTTTGGCATGTCCGACGCAGACGCCCATTACCACGTGCCGCTTCTGGTCAGCCCGTTCAGCTATTCCACCTACCGCGGTAGTTAACGCCGTTAACCTTTGGCGGCCCCCTACCCCAGCGCGGCCTTCATCTTCTCGGACATGAAGTCCATGAAGAACCGGGACTTGGGGTCTTGGTTCTTTTTATGAGGATACAGCAGCACTAGCTGCGCATTGGGCGGCGGCGATTGCGGGCAGACCTGTACCAACGCGCCGCTATCCAGATGTTCCTGCACCTCAAACCGAGGCTTGTTCACGATCCCGCGCCCCTCCAACGCCCAATTTGTAAGCACATCGCCATCGTCACAGGCGAATGGGCCGGTCACGTCGAACCGTTGGAACCCGTCGGTGGTATAAAGCGACCAGCGAAATTCGGTCGAGCCGGGGAACCGTAGCAGCAAACAATCGTGCTTTTGGTTAATCAGGTCCGCTCCATCCGATGGCGTCCCGCGTCGCGCCACATAATCGGGCGACGCGCACAGCACCCGCTGCAAGGTCGCGATCGGCTTCATCATCAGGCCCGAGTCCGGCGGGTTGCCGATCACAAACGCCACGTCCAGCCCCTCTCCGGTCAGGTCCAGAGCACGGTCGGACAGTCGTAACCTTGTGTGCACTTCGGGGTATCTATCGCGGAACAGCGCCACGTTCGGGGCGACTAACCTGCGCCCAATCCCCAAAGGGGCCGACACGAAAATGGACCCGCGCGGATTAAGCGTAATTTCGTGAACGGCTGCCTCGGCTTCATCCAAAGCCTCCAGTACTTTCAATGCCTTAGGGTAGAAAATCCGCCCCTGCTCTGTCGGCTGAATGGACCTTGTGGTGCGGGTGAACAGACGGATTCCAAGGGATTTCTCCAGCTCTCCGATCCTGGACGACGCCACGGCAGCGGACACTTGCAGGTCGCGCGCGGCGGCGGACATGTTCTCCAACTCGAACACGCGGGTAAACATGCGGATGTTGTTGATATTCGCCATGGGGGCAGATTATCACGGGCGGGGGCGATTATCAGGTTTTTCTTGAAGCTGCTCGGGATAATCAGGAATTATCAGGTAACGCGGCCTTCGTGTACCCTCCGACCTTAAAGGGGAAGAACCATGTATGATCTCGCTGTTTTCGTTGATTGGGCCGCTTTCGCCGTCCGCTGGCTGCATGTCATCACCGCCATGGCGTGGATCGGCGCGTCGTTCTACTTTATCGCGCTGGACCTGATGCTGCGCGAAACCCCAGACATGCCCGAAGGCGCCACCGGCGAGGAATGGGAGGTCCACGGCGGCGGCTTCTACAACACTGTGAAATACAACGTCGCCCCCGCCCGCCTGCCCGAGCATCTGACTTGGCATAAATGGCAGAGCTATTGGACTTGGTTGTCAGGCGCGGCGCTTCTGGCAATCGTCTATTGGGGCGGCGCCGAGATGTTCCTGATCGACTATGACAAGTTGGAACTGTCGTCGTTCCAAGCCATTCTGATTTCCGCCGGCTCCCTCACAATCGGTTGGATACTATACGATTTCCTGTGCAAAAGCCCCCTTGGCAATCACCCAACCGCCCTGATGGGTTTGCTTTTCGTGATCCTGATCGCGATGGCTTGGGGCTATGATCAGGTCTTCACCGGGCGTGCCGCGCTGCTGCATCTGGGCGCATTCACCGCCACGATCATGACCGCAAACGTCTTCCTGATCATCATGCCGAACCAGCGCATTGTGGTGAAAGACCTGCAAGAAGGACGCAAGCCGGACGCCAAGTACGGCAAGATCGCCAAGCTGCGCTCTACCCATAATAACTACCTGACTTTGCCAGTTATTTTCCTGATGCTGTCAAACCATTACCCGCTGGCGTTCGGCACGGAATATGCGTGGGTTATCGCGTCCTTGGTGTTCCTGCTGGGGGTGTTGATCCGGCATTACTTCAACTCCATGCATGCAGGCAAAGGGCGCCCCCATTGGACGTGGGGTGTCTCGGCGGTGATCTTCGTGGTCATCATGTGGCTGTCGTCGATCCCGATGCATCAGGATTATGATTACGAAGCCGATGTAATCGTGCCCGCGCCTGTTCAATATGTTGTTGAAAACGCTCACTATGATGAGGTTCGCAACATTGTTATGGGGCGCTGTTCCATGTGTCACAGTGCCGAACCCGTATGGGACGGCATCCGGTGGGCACCGCGCGGGTTGCGATTGGACGACGACGCGCAAATCGCCCTGAACGCACGGCTCATTTACCTGCACGCCGGGCGCAGCCACGCGATGCCACCCGGCAACATTACCGGGATCACGGCTGAAGAACGCACCGAGATCGTGCGGTGGTACCAATCCCTTGACCGGGATGTCGCGGCGCTCGACTAACCCCCTCGCACCTTTGCCACAGGTTTACTAAGTTAGGGTTAACACCTGTGCAAAGGACGCCCTATGGCCCGCCGAATTGACCTGAATTCCGACCTCGGAGAGAGCTTTGGCCCATGGTCCATGGGGGACGATGCGACCATGTTGCGCATCGTAACTAGCGCCAATATCGCTTGCGGCGGCCATGCGAGCGACCCGGAAACCATGTTCCAAACCCTTGTTTCAGCTCGGGAAAACGGCGTCTCGATTGGGGCACACCCCGGGTATAATGACCGCGAAGGCTTTGGCCGTCGCGTCATCCCCATGGCCCCAGCCGAAATCAGCCGACTGGTCGCCGCACAAATCGGCGCCTTGCAGGGGGTGGCCGCGTTAGCCGGTGCACCAGTGAGCTATGTGAAGGCCCACGGCGCTTTGGCCAACCTCTCGGCTCGGGACCGCACGGTGGCCGACGCAATTGTCAGCGCCGTCGCTGCCATTGATCCCACCCTTCCCGTGCTCGCGATTTCCGGCACCCAGACCGAGCAAGCTGCCCGCGCCGCCGGACAGCCCGTATTCTCGGAAGTGTTCGCCGATCGCGGCTATCTCTCGACCGGAGAGCTCGTCCCCCGGGGCCAGAAAGGCGCGATGATCCACGACGCGGAATTTGCGGCGGACCGGTTGTTGGAACTGCTGGAGACCGGCCACATGCCGGTGATCGACGGCGCGCCCATTGCCCTGGATGCCCACTCCATCTGCGTCCATGGCGACAGTCCCGGCGCAGTGACGATGGCCTCGACCATCCGCACCCGGCTTGAGTCGCAAGGCATTGAAATCAAAAGCTTCCTGACCCCATGAAGGAAATACCAAGCTTCAGCCCCATCGGCGATAGCGGCCTGCTTGTGACCCTTTCGGAAGACGCAACGGATGCCGCGAACGACCGAGTGATCGCGCTAGACCATGCCATTGCCGCAGCAGGTATCGCCGGGGTGGCAGAGGTGATTCCGGCGCTCGTTAACCTTGCCGTGCGCTTTGATCCGATCATGACGGACCATGCCGCAATTGCCGCTGCGATCCGCGACCTGTTCCCCTTGCCCCCGACCTCTGATGCACCGACGCAAACCCACGTGATCCCGGTCTGTTACGACCCGGACCTTTGCCCAGATCTGACGGCCGTGGCCGAGGCCAAGGGCCTTTCCATCGACACGGTGATTGACGCCCACGCCTCCGCCCGTTTGCGGGTTTCGATGTACGGTTTCGCCCCAGGCTACGCATACCTTTCCGGCCTGCCTGCCGCCATCCACGTGCCACGAAAATCGACGGCGCTGCGCGACGTGCCCCAAGGCTCTGTCCTGATCGCCGGGGCGCAGAGCATCTTAACGCCGTTAACGATGCCAACCGGCTGGAACATCATTGGCCGCTCTCCGGTAGAAATCATCGAAAACGGCGCATTTCTGTTTGATGTGGGCGACACGGTGACCTTCACGCGCATCCCGCGGGCGGATTTGCCCGCCCGGCTGCAAGCATGAGTGTCGCGCGGTTCAAAGTGACCTTCGCTGGCCCGCTTGTGTCGTTCCAAGACGCTGGTCGCGCGGGGGCGATGCGCTTTGGCGTGCCCGCCTCCGGCCCAATGGATCGGTTCAGCTTCGCCGCCGCCCACGCCATGTTGGGGCAACCCACGGGCACCGCGATCGAGGTTTCATTGGGCGGGCTTGTGCTGGAATGCACCGACGGCGCGGTCACTTGCGCCGTTGCGGGCGGGGCGTTTGACATCGCCCAAACAGGCCCCGGCTGGCAGGCGCTGACCCTTCACGAAGGCGACACGTTAACCATTCGCGGCGGGGCATGGGGCAGTTGGTGCTATCTCGCCTTCGCCGGAAACATCGTTGCAGATGAATGGCTTGGGTCTAGTGCGACCCATACCATGTCGGGCCTTGGCGGTGGCAGTTTGCACACGGGCGATAGCTTTACAGTCCGCGACGCCGCCCTCCGTCCCAGCAAGGACGGGCCCTATCATTGCCCCGAAATCGCCCGGCCACTACCCGATCCGCGAGTGGTGATTGGCCCGCAGGATCACCATTTCGCCCCCGGCGCCGTGCGTGCGTTAACTACAACCCGCTACCAAATGACCGACGCTTTCGACCGGATGGGCGTGCGCCTGAACGGGGCTGCCCTCCCCCTCGGCAACGCTCTTTCCATCCCGTCCGAGCCGATCCTGCGCGGCGCAATTCAGGTGGCGGGCGATGGCGTGCCCGTTGTCTTGCTGGCCGACCACCAGACCACGGGTGGCTACCCGAAAATTGCCACCGTGCTGTCCGCCGACACAGACCGTCTTGCGCAAAACCGCGCGGGCGATGCGCTTCACTTCATTTCCGTCACCGCCGAAGACGCCATCTTGCTGGCGCGTGAAACGCACCGCGCCCGGCTGGCGGCGTTGGAAACACTCGCCGCGCCGCGCGCGTCGCTGCAACAGCGGCTTATGCAAGCCAACCTGATCAGCGGCGTGACCGACGCTTGAGCGCACGCTTCTGTCGCCAACGGACCAGAATTGGCCCCTTCGCTTCGACAGAGTTGCGAAAAGAACGGGAGAGCGGC
Proteins encoded:
- a CDS encoding LysR family transcriptional regulator, producing MANINNIRMFTRVFELENMSAAARDLQVSAAVASSRIGELEKSLGIRLFTRTTRSIQPTEQGRIFYPKALKVLEALDEAEAAVHEITLNPRGSIFVSAPLGIGRRLVAPNVALFRDRYPEVHTRLRLSDRALDLTGEGLDVAFVIGNPPDSGLMMKPIATLQRVLCASPDYVARRGTPSDGADLINQKHDCLLLRFPGSTEFRWSLYTTDGFQRFDVTGPFACDDGDVLTNWALEGRGIVNKPRFEVQEHLDSGALVQVCPQSPPPNAQLVLLYPHKKNQDPKSRFFMDFMSEKMKAALG
- the uraH gene encoding hydroxyisourate hydrolase — translated: MSGYLTTHVLDTARGCPAAGMKIILYKVSGNSHRKIREVVTNSDGRTDGPILPADTFKTGTYELVFCAGDYLRATGQDGEDPLFLDEIPIRFGMSDADAHYHVPLLVSPFSYSTYRGS
- a CDS encoding ureidoglycolate lyase, translated to MTLIAQPITAEAFAPFGQVIALTGEAVTINEGMCQRFTDLADIDVLDGKPGLSLFQSKLRTLPYACDLLERHPLGSQCFIPMSDAELLVIVAPDAGGKPGVPQAFVAQNDVAVNIARNTWHGVLSPLSGSGMFAVIDRIGTGKNPAQNLEEHRLEVPLNVTRDL
- a CDS encoding purine permease, yielding MTDNSIGTPEQLRDPNYTPALHRAIPLGIQHVLAMFVSNVTPAIIIAGAAGFGFGSDAGANGFPDMTYLIQMSMLFAGIATLFQTIGLGPVGAKLPIVQGTSFAFIPIMIPLVAGQGVEALPALFGGVIIGGLFHALLATFIGKIRFALPPLVTGLVVTMIGLALVKVGIQYAAGGVPAIGTPEYGSLLNWSAALVVIFVTLGLKFFAKGMLSVSAVVIGILVGYVFALAMGMVTFDGIGSSWNRAAVFALPEPFKYGFSFSIAAVVGFCLMAFVSAVETVGDVSGITKGGAGREATDKEITGATYADGVGTAIAGIFGGFPNTSFSQNVGLIAMTGVMSRHVVTIGALFLILCGLVPKVGALINTIPIEVLGGGVIVMFGMVVAAGVSMLSDVNWNRRNMVIFAISLSVGLGLQLEPGAVQHLPDTLRILMTSGLLPAALIAIVLNLVLPEELAAEATEEVSGGMSGQGGGSLSGK
- a CDS encoding LamB/YcsF family protein; its protein translation is MARRIDLNSDLGESFGPWSMGDDATMLRIVTSANIACGGHASDPETMFQTLVSARENGVSIGAHPGYNDREGFGRRVIPMAPAEISRLVAAQIGALQGVAALAGAPVSYVKAHGALANLSARDRTVADAIVSAVAAIDPTLPVLAISGTQTEQAARAAGQPVFSEVFADRGYLSTGELVPRGQKGAMIHDAEFAADRLLELLETGHMPVIDGAPIALDAHSICVHGDSPGAVTMASTIRTRLESQGIEIKSFLTP
- a CDS encoding sulfite exporter TauE/SafE family protein, with translation MIDLLILVAAAFGAGVLNTIAGGGTFLTFPALVMVGVPPVAANATSAVAVFPGYLAGALGFREELASYNRARLLRLSMVALAGAAVGSGLLLVSSNEAFSAVVPFLLLASTLAFLYGEKIRAFAAARARGVTPEGAIGLFAVAVYGGYFNGGLGIVLLALFALWGMSDIHQMNGLKNGLSFVISLISVGIFAAAGLVAWPYAVAMMIAATLGGYAGAPLARRLPKRAVRALIGLIGFGMSGVFLWRFIAGT
- the puuE gene encoding allantoinase PuuE, which encodes MERYCRDMAGYGATPPKANWPGGAKIAVQFVVNYEEGGENNILHGDAASEAFLSEIVGASAWPGQRHWNMESIYEYGARAGFWRLHRMFTAAKMPVTVYGVATALARAPEQVAAMQDAGWEIASHGLKWIEYKDMSPAQERADMEAAKALHAEVTGEAPRGWYTGRCSDNTMRLIAEDGSFDYISDDYADDLPYWTTCAERPQLVIPYTLDANDMRFATPQGFNTGQHFFDYLKDAFDTLYAEGQAGAPKMMSVGLHCRLIGRPGRAAALQRFLDYVASHDDVWVPRRIDIARHWAAEHPYTAPKLTPSQMNAETFATTFGGIFEHSQWIAERAHGLELGPAHDSAIGVHSALARIFRTASDAERLSVLTAHPDLAGKLAQAKRLTAESTSEQAGAGLDQLTDAERATFTDLNARYVAQFGFPFIIAVRDHDKASILNAFNQRLTNTREEEFSQACYQVERIALHRLKDMFS
- a CDS encoding allophanate hydrolase subunit 1 gives rise to the protein MKEIPSFSPIGDSGLLVTLSEDATDAANDRVIALDHAIAAAGIAGVAEVIPALVNLAVRFDPIMTDHAAIAAAIRDLFPLPPTSDAPTQTHVIPVCYDPDLCPDLTAVAEAKGLSIDTVIDAHASARLRVSMYGFAPGYAYLSGLPAAIHVPRKSTALRDVPQGSVLIAGAQSILTPLTMPTGWNIIGRSPVEIIENGAFLFDVGDTVTFTRIPRADLPARLQA
- a CDS encoding biotin-dependent carboxyltransferase family protein, yielding MSVARFKVTFAGPLVSFQDAGRAGAMRFGVPASGPMDRFSFAAAHAMLGQPTGTAIEVSLGGLVLECTDGAVTCAVAGGAFDIAQTGPGWQALTLHEGDTLTIRGGAWGSWCYLAFAGNIVADEWLGSSATHTMSGLGGGSLHTGDSFTVRDAALRPSKDGPYHCPEIARPLPDPRVVIGPQDHHFAPGAVRALTTTRYQMTDAFDRMGVRLNGAALPLGNALSIPSEPILRGAIQVAGDGVPVVLLADHQTTGGYPKIATVLSADTDRLAQNRAGDALHFISVTAEDAILLARETHRARLAALETLAAPRASLQQRLMQANLISGVTDA
- a CDS encoding urate hydroxylase PuuD produces the protein MYDLAVFVDWAAFAVRWLHVITAMAWIGASFYFIALDLMLRETPDMPEGATGEEWEVHGGGFYNTVKYNVAPARLPEHLTWHKWQSYWTWLSGAALLAIVYWGGAEMFLIDYDKLELSSFQAILISAGSLTIGWILYDFLCKSPLGNHPTALMGLLFVILIAMAWGYDQVFTGRAALLHLGAFTATIMTANVFLIIMPNQRIVVKDLQEGRKPDAKYGKIAKLRSTHNNYLTLPVIFLMLSNHYPLAFGTEYAWVIASLVFLLGVLIRHYFNSMHAGKGRPHWTWGVSAVIFVVIMWLSSIPMHQDYDYEADVIVPAPVQYVVENAHYDEVRNIVMGRCSMCHSAEPVWDGIRWAPRGLRLDDDAQIALNARLIYLHAGRSHAMPPGNITGITAEERTEIVRWYQSLDRDVAALD
- a CDS encoding (S)-ureidoglycine aminohydrolase, producing MSNRSYFAPKGGHPPQSQVMTDRAVFTDAYAVIPKGTMMDIVTSSFPFWTGTRAWILARPMTGFAETFSQYIMEVAPGGGSETPEPDYRVQSVIFVTEGTVEIAIGGASHALTEGGYAYLPAGQRWTLHNTSDANASFHWIRKRYEDVDGLDRPEPLFLNEADIAPNVMPDTNGAWATTRFVDPADLRHDMHVTIVTFEPGGCIPFAETHVMEHGLYVLEGKAVYRLNADWVEVEAGDFMWLRAFCPQACYAGGPGRFRYLLYKDVNRHPRMDL